The following are encoded in a window of Staphylococcus piscifermentans genomic DNA:
- a CDS encoding argininosuccinate synthase — MKEKIVLAYSGGLDTSVAVQWLIDKGYDVVACCLDVGEGKDLDQVYQKALDMGAVECYIIDATEEFSDEYVSYAIKGNLMYENTYPVVSALSRPLISKKLVEIAEKTDAVGIAHGCTGKGNDQVRFEVAIKALNPELKVFAPVRAWGWSREEEIDYAIKHNIPVPINHDSPYSIDQNLWGRANECGILEDPYAAPPADAFDLTREIEDTPDTPDEIVLHFEKGIPVSVDNKEFPLDELILYLNDLAGKHGIGRIDHVENRLVGIKSREIYETPGAEVILKAHKALETITLTKDVAHFKPVIEKQFAEQTYNGLWFSPLTDSLKLFIDSTQEHVTGDVRVKLFKGNATVNGRRSPYSLYNEKLATYTKEDAFNQEAAIGFIEIYGLPTEVNSMLHGGYSNE; from the coding sequence ATGAAAGAAAAAATCGTGTTAGCCTATTCAGGCGGATTAGATACAAGTGTTGCAGTTCAATGGCTGATCGATAAAGGTTACGATGTCGTTGCTTGCTGTTTAGATGTCGGTGAAGGCAAAGACTTAGATCAAGTTTATCAAAAAGCCTTAGATATGGGCGCTGTTGAATGTTATATCATTGATGCAACTGAAGAATTCAGTGATGAATATGTCAGTTACGCAATAAAAGGAAACTTGATGTATGAAAATACTTATCCAGTCGTTTCAGCATTATCAAGACCTTTAATTTCAAAAAAATTAGTAGAAATCGCTGAAAAAACAGATGCTGTAGGTATCGCTCATGGATGTACAGGTAAAGGGAATGACCAAGTACGTTTCGAAGTAGCTATTAAAGCATTAAATCCTGAATTAAAAGTATTTGCGCCAGTGCGTGCTTGGGGCTGGAGCCGTGAAGAAGAAATCGATTATGCTATCAAACATAATATTCCAGTACCTATCAATCATGATTCTCCTTATTCTATCGACCAGAATTTATGGGGTCGTGCAAATGAATGCGGTATCTTAGAGGATCCTTATGCAGCACCTCCAGCTGATGCCTTTGATTTAACACGAGAAATTGAAGACACACCAGATACACCGGATGAGATTGTGCTTCATTTTGAAAAAGGTATTCCTGTTTCAGTTGATAATAAAGAGTTTCCATTAGACGAATTAATTCTTTATTTAAATGATTTAGCTGGTAAACATGGAATCGGCCGTATCGACCACGTTGAGAATAGATTAGTAGGTATTAAATCTCGTGAAATTTATGAAACTCCAGGCGCTGAAGTAATTTTAAAAGCACATAAAGCATTGGAGACAATTACGTTGACTAAAGATGTTGCGCACTTTAAACCTGTAATTGAAAAACAATTTGCAGAACAAACTTATAATGGTTTATGGTTCTCACCTTTGACAGATTCATTGAAATTATTTATTGATTCTACGCAAGAACATGTTACTGGGGACGTACGTGTTAAATTATTCAAAGGTAATGCGACAGTGAACGGCAGACGTTCCCCATATTCTTTATATAATGAAAAACTTGCTACTTATACTAAAGAAGATGCTTTCAACCAAGAAGCAGCAATAGGATTTATCGAAATTTACGGTTTGCCGACTGAAGTTAATTCTATGTTGCACGGAGGTTATTCTAATGAGTAA
- the argH gene encoding argininosuccinate lyase, whose amino-acid sequence MSNKAWGGRFQSEPEAWVDAFNASINFDHLLIDEDIQGSIAHATMLAKQDILTQEESETIIKGLQDIQQDYHDGKVEFTEALEDIHLNIEHELIERIGSVGGKLHTGRSRNDQVATDLHLYTKKAVKEIINLIHSLQETIVKLADEHVDTIMPGYTHLQRAQPISFAHHIMTYFWMLERDKNRFEDALKRIDINPLGAAALSGTTHPIDRAKTQELLNFGSLYENSLDAVSDRDFVVETLNAISLVMIHLSRFSEEIIFWSTDEAKFITLSDAFSTGSSIMPQKKNPDMAELIRGKTGRATGHLMSMLMTLKGLPLAYNKDMQEDKEGLFDAVHTVTGSLRIFEGMLASLTVNTDRLNETVHQDFSNATELADYLVEKDVPFREAHAIVGQIVYWCIQHDCYLLDVPLEKYQEFSSKIDDTIYNYLKPENCLKRRKSYGSTGQEAVRHQIDVAKDLLS is encoded by the coding sequence ATGAGTAATAAAGCTTGGGGCGGACGTTTTCAATCTGAGCCAGAAGCATGGGTAGATGCTTTCAATGCTTCTATCAACTTTGACCATCTGCTGATTGATGAAGATATTCAAGGCAGCATTGCACATGCAACGATGTTAGCCAAACAAGATATCCTCACTCAAGAAGAAAGTGAGACCATCATTAAAGGCCTTCAAGATATTCAACAAGATTATCATGACGGCAAAGTTGAATTTACAGAAGCTTTGGAAGATATTCATTTAAATATTGAACATGAATTAATTGAAAGAATCGGGTCTGTCGGCGGCAAATTGCATACTGGACGTAGCCGTAATGACCAAGTCGCTACAGATTTACATCTGTATACTAAAAAAGCAGTCAAAGAAATCATTAATTTAATCCATTCGTTGCAAGAAACAATTGTCAAATTAGCAGATGAGCATGTAGATACTATTATGCCAGGCTATACCCATCTGCAACGTGCGCAGCCTATTTCTTTCGCACATCATATTATGACGTATTTCTGGATGTTAGAACGTGATAAAAACCGCTTCGAAGATGCATTGAAGCGTATTGATATCAATCCGTTAGGTGCTGCTGCTCTTAGTGGTACTACTCATCCTATCGACCGCGCAAAAACTCAAGAGTTATTAAATTTCGGTTCTTTATATGAGAATAGTTTAGATGCAGTCAGCGACCGTGATTTTGTAGTAGAAACACTTAATGCAATTTCCTTAGTCATGATTCATCTGTCTCGCTTCTCTGAAGAAATCATTTTTTGGTCGACTGATGAAGCTAAATTTATCACTTTATCTGATGCTTTCTCTACAGGCTCATCGATTATGCCTCAAAAGAAAAATCCAGATATGGCAGAGCTGATTCGTGGTAAAACTGGACGTGCTACTGGCCATTTAATGAGTATGCTAATGACTTTAAAAGGATTGCCGCTTGCCTATAACAAAGATATGCAAGAAGATAAAGAAGGTTTATTTGATGCAGTGCATACCGTAACTGGATCACTGCGTATCTTTGAAGGTATGCTAGCATCCTTAACTGTTAATACAGATCGTTTAAACGAAACGGTACATCAAGATTTTTCAAATGCAACTGAATTAGCAGACTATCTCGTGGAAAAAGATGTTCCATTTAGAGAAGCTCATGCAATTGTAGGACAAATTGTATATTGGTGCATTCAACATGATTGCTACTTGCTAGATGTACCGCTTGAAAAATACCAAGAATTTTCATCTAAAATCGATGACACGATTTATAACTATTTGAAACCTGAAAACTGCCTTAAACGTAGAAAGAGTTATGGTTCTACAGGTCAAGAAGCAGTTCGTCATCAAATAGATGTCGCTAAAGACTTATTGTCATAA
- a CDS encoding glucose-6-phosphate isomerase has product MTHIELDYNKALKFVGEHELTQQQEIVKTIHRIIHEGTGAGSDFLGWLDLPVDYDKEEFSRILEAAKRIKEHSDVLVVVGIGGSYLGARAAIEMLSSAFRNSDEYPEIVFAGNHLSSTYLHDLIQYLDGKDYSVNVISKSGTTTEPAVAFRLFKQLLEDKYGKDEAKQRIFATTDKEKGALKQLATNEDYETFVVPDDVGGRYSVLTAVGLLPIAAAGIDIQAMMDGAAKAREELSSDKLEDNIAYQYATLRNILYAKGYTTEMLINYEPSLQYFNEWWKQLYGESEGKDFKGIYPSSANYTTDLHSLGQYVQEGRRFLFETVVKVEEPKYNITIEKDPDDLDGLNYLAGKTIDEVNTKAFQGTLLAHTDGEVPNMVVKIPRIDPETFGYLVYFFELACAMSGYQLGVNPFNQPGVEAYKQNMFALLGKPGYEDKKQELEDRL; this is encoded by the coding sequence ATGACACATATTGAGCTAGACTATAACAAAGCTTTAAAATTTGTTGGCGAACACGAATTAACTCAACAACAAGAAATCGTTAAAACAATCCACCGTATTATTCATGAAGGCACTGGTGCAGGCAGTGACTTCTTAGGTTGGTTAGACTTACCTGTTGATTACGATAAAGAAGAATTTTCACGTATCTTAGAAGCAGCGAAACGTATTAAAGAACACTCTGATGTATTAGTAGTAGTAGGTATCGGTGGTTCTTACCTTGGCGCGCGCGCTGCAATTGAAATGTTAAGTTCTGCTTTCAGAAATAGCGACGAATATCCTGAAATCGTCTTTGCAGGCAACCACTTATCTTCAACTTATTTACATGACTTGATTCAATATTTAGATGGTAAAGATTATTCAGTCAATGTCATTTCTAAATCAGGTACTACTACAGAACCAGCAGTTGCGTTCAGACTCTTTAAACAACTTTTAGAAGATAAATATGGCAAAGATGAAGCGAAACAACGTATTTTTGCTACTACTGATAAAGAAAAAGGTGCGTTGAAACAACTTGCAACTAATGAAGATTATGAAACTTTCGTAGTTCCAGATGATGTAGGAGGACGTTATTCTGTATTAACTGCAGTAGGTTTATTACCGATTGCAGCAGCAGGTATCGATATCCAAGCAATGATGGATGGTGCGGCTAAAGCGCGTGAAGAATTATCATCTGATAAACTTGAAGATAATATCGCTTACCAATATGCTACATTGCGTAATATCTTATATGCTAAAGGCTATACAACAGAAATGTTGATCAACTACGAACCTTCATTGCAATATTTCAATGAATGGTGGAAACAATTATACGGTGAATCAGAAGGTAAAGACTTTAAAGGCATTTACCCATCAAGTGCCAACTATACAACTGACTTGCACTCATTAGGCCAATATGTTCAAGAAGGACGTCGTTTCTTGTTCGAAACAGTGGTTAAAGTTGAAGAACCAAAATATAATATCACAATTGAAAAAGACCCAGATGATTTAGATGGTTTAAACTATCTGGCTGGTAAAACAATTGATGAAGTTAACACTAAAGCTTTCCAAGGTACATTATTAGCACATACTGATGGTGAAGTACCAAACATGGTAGTCAAAATTCCGCGTATCGACCCAGAAACATTCGGCTACTTAGTATACTTCTTTGAATTAGCTTGTGCGATGAGCGGCTATCAATTAGGCGTTAATCCATTCAACCAACCAGGTGTAGAAGCATACAAACAAAACATGTTTGCTTTACTTGGTAAACCAGGTTACGAAGATAAAAAACAAGAATTAGAAGATCGCTTGTAA
- a CDS encoding Glu/Leu/Phe/Val family dehydrogenase, with protein sequence MTENNNLVASTQQIIKEALHKLGFDDGMYDLVKEPLRFLEVRIPVRMDDGTVKTFTGYRAQHNDAVGPTKGGVRFHPNVNVDEVKALSMWMTMKCGIVDLPYGGGKGGIICDPRQMSIHEVERLSRGYVRAISQIVGPSKDIPAPDVMTNSQIMAWMMDEYSALDKFNSPGFITGKPIVLGGSQGRDRSTALGVVIAIEQAAKLRDLDLNGAKIVIQGFGNAGSFLAKFLFDKGAKIVGISDAYGALSDPEGLDIDYLLDRRDSFGTVTNLFEETISNKELFELDCDILIPAAIENQITKENAPNIKADILVEAANGPTTLEATRILHERGILLVPDVLASAGGVTVSYFEWVQNNQGYYWTEEEVNEKMREKLVTAFNDIYELAQNRKIDMRLAAYIVGIKRTAEAARYRGWA encoded by the coding sequence ATGACTGAGAATAATAATTTAGTGGCGTCTACACAACAAATTATTAAAGAAGCTTTGCATAAATTAGGCTTTGATGACGGCATGTATGATTTAGTTAAGGAACCATTAAGATTTTTAGAAGTACGTATCCCTGTAAGAATGGATGACGGTACTGTTAAAACTTTCACAGGATACCGTGCACAACATAATGACGCAGTAGGACCTACTAAAGGTGGCGTGCGTTTCCATCCGAATGTAAACGTTGACGAAGTGAAAGCATTGTCTATGTGGATGACTATGAAATGTGGTATTGTCGATTTACCTTACGGTGGCGGTAAAGGCGGTATCATCTGTGACCCACGTCAAATGAGTATTCATGAAGTTGAACGCTTATCACGTGGTTACGTACGTGCAATTTCACAAATTGTTGGACCTTCTAAAGATATTCCGGCACCAGACGTAATGACAAACTCCCAAATCATGGCATGGATGATGGATGAGTACAGTGCATTAGATAAATTCAATTCACCTGGATTTATTACTGGTAAACCAATCGTATTGGGTGGTTCACAAGGACGTGACCGTTCAACAGCATTGGGTGTTGTAATTGCTATTGAACAAGCAGCTAAACTACGCGATTTAGATTTGAATGGTGCTAAAATCGTAATTCAAGGTTTCGGTAATGCAGGTAGTTTCTTAGCGAAATTCTTATTCGATAAAGGCGCTAAAATCGTAGGTATCTCTGATGCATATGGTGCATTATCTGATCCAGAAGGTTTAGATATTGATTACCTATTAGACCGCAGAGACAGCTTCGGTACAGTAACAAACTTATTTGAAGAAACAATTTCAAATAAAGAACTGTTCGAATTAGATTGCGATATCTTAATTCCAGCAGCAATCGAAAACCAAATCACTAAAGAGAATGCGCCTAATATTAAAGCGGATATCTTAGTAGAAGCGGCAAACGGTCCAACTACATTAGAAGCAACACGTATCTTGCATGAACGTGGCATTCTATTAGTTCCTGACGTATTAGCAAGTGCCGGCGGTGTAACAGTATCTTACTTCGAATGGGTACAAAATAACCAAGGTTACTACTGGACAGAAGAAGAAGTTAACGAAAAAATGCGTGAAAAATTAGTCACTGCATTTAATGATATTTATGAATTAGCACAAAACCGTAAAATCGACATGCGCTTAGCTGCGTATATCGTAGGTATCAAACGCACAGCAGAAGCTGCACGTTACCGCGGTTGGGCTTAA
- a CDS encoding ornithine--oxo-acid transaminase — translation MTKSEEIIKKTEHYGAPNYKPLPIVISEADGIWVTDPEGNKYMDMLAAYSAVNQGHRHPKIIEALKEQADKVTLVSRAFNSDNLGDWYEKVSELTGKEKVLPMNTGAEAVETAVKAARRWAYEHKDIEPDKAEIIAFNGNFHGRTMAPVSLSSEAEYQRGYGPLLEGFLKVDFGDVDQLKDAINENTAAILVEPIQGEAGINVPPEGYLKEIRKLADENNILFIADEIQSGLGRSGKTFATDWDGVKPDVYILGKALGGGVLPISAVAADSEVLDVFTPGSHGSTFGGNPLAAAVSIAALDVLEDEKLAERSRELGEYFQKELKKIDNPVIKEVRGRGLFIGVELNEDARPYAEALKEEGLLCKETHDTVIRFAPPLIITKEEIDDALERIKKVFS, via the coding sequence ATGACAAAATCTGAAGAAATTATCAAAAAGACAGAACATTACGGTGCACCGAACTATAAACCACTGCCAATTGTTATTTCAGAAGCTGACGGTATTTGGGTAACAGATCCTGAAGGTAATAAATATATGGATATGTTAGCTGCTTATTCAGCAGTTAACCAAGGTCACCGCCATCCAAAAATCATCGAAGCATTAAAAGAACAAGCAGATAAAGTCACTTTAGTTTCTCGTGCATTTAATAGTGATAATTTGGGAGATTGGTATGAAAAAGTCAGCGAATTGACTGGCAAAGAAAAAGTATTACCAATGAATACAGGCGCTGAAGCTGTTGAAACAGCAGTTAAAGCAGCACGTCGTTGGGCCTATGAGCACAAAGATATTGAGCCGGATAAAGCTGAAATTATCGCCTTCAACGGCAACTTCCACGGTCGCACAATGGCACCCGTATCATTATCTTCAGAAGCTGAATACCAACGTGGTTATGGTCCTTTATTAGAAGGTTTCTTAAAAGTAGATTTCGGTGATGTAGACCAACTGAAAGATGCAATTAATGAAAATACAGCAGCTATCTTAGTAGAACCGATCCAAGGTGAAGCAGGTATCAATGTACCACCTGAAGGCTATTTAAAAGAAATTCGCAAATTAGCAGATGAAAATAATATTTTGTTTATCGCTGATGAAATCCAATCAGGTTTAGGACGTTCAGGTAAAACATTCGCAACAGATTGGGATGGCGTAAAACCGGATGTTTATATTTTAGGTAAAGCTTTAGGCGGCGGTGTATTGCCGATTTCTGCAGTTGCAGCGGACAGTGAAGTATTAGATGTCTTCACGCCAGGATCTCACGGTTCTACATTCGGTGGTAATCCTTTAGCAGCAGCTGTTTCGATTGCTGCATTAGATGTTTTAGAAGATGAAAAATTGGCTGAACGTTCTCGTGAGCTTGGGGAATATTTCCAAAAAGAATTGAAAAAAATCGATAATCCAGTCATTAAAGAAGTACGAGGACGCGGCTTATTTATTGGTGTAGAATTAAACGAAGACGCAAGACCTTATGCTGAAGCATTGAAAGAAGAAGGCTTATTATGCAAAGAAACACATGATACAGTGATTCGATTTGCACCGCCATTAATCATTACTAAGGAAGAAATTGACGATGCACTAGAACGTATTAAGAAAGTTTTCAGCTAA
- the ygs gene encoding S1 domain-containing post-transcriptional regulator Ygs — MNNHYQIGQHVKVKVTGIQPYGAFVETPDNTEGLIHISEIMNDYVHNLNRFLSEGQIVRAKILSIDEEGKLNLSLKDNDYFKNYERKKEKKSVLDEIKETEKYGFQTLEERLPVWIAQSKKMIKENKL, encoded by the coding sequence TTGAATAATCACTATCAAATAGGTCAGCACGTGAAAGTTAAAGTGACTGGTATTCAACCTTATGGCGCATTTGTAGAAACCCCTGACAACACGGAAGGACTCATTCACATTTCAGAAATTATGAATGATTACGTACATAATTTGAATCGTTTCTTATCTGAAGGACAAATCGTCCGTGCTAAAATACTCTCAATTGATGAGGAAGGCAAACTTAATTTGTCGTTGAAAGACAATGACTATTTTAAAAATTATGAGCGTAAAAAAGAGAAAAAATCTGTATTGGATGAGATCAAAGAAACTGAAAAATACGGGTTTCAAACATTAGAAGAACGTTTACCGGTTTGGATTGCGCAGTCTAAGAAAATGATTAAAGAAAATAAATTGTAG
- a CDS encoding amidohydrolase family protein: MTKGIIDVHHHIIPNVYKSALVKNGVEKAGGMPIKDWTPEDSIAFMNRLGIEIGIGSISDPGLNPLDKETRKKTAREINEFEAQMIQEYPNRFGGFATLPLPEVDNAIEELKYALDDLKLDGVGLLSNYNEHYLGDPIFEDVMKELNERHAVVFIHPSAAQADQQRPYYCQIDFLLEFTFNTTRAAANLVLSGTMDRFPNIKFILGHAGGTLPYLKWRIDQSYNWMVENLDNAVKLSKRPADYISDFYYETALSTQSASFEALKETTDESHLLFGSDAHYAPESQAEKMIEIIESYKNFSESDIAQIERKNALDLFPRFK, from the coding sequence ATGACTAAAGGTATTATTGATGTCCATCATCATATTATTCCGAATGTCTATAAATCTGCATTAGTAAAAAATGGTGTAGAAAAAGCAGGAGGTATGCCAATCAAAGATTGGACACCTGAAGATAGTATTGCTTTCATGAATCGTTTAGGAATCGAAATAGGCATCGGCTCAATTTCTGATCCGGGTTTAAATCCTTTGGATAAAGAAACGAGAAAGAAAACAGCTCGAGAAATTAATGAGTTTGAAGCACAGATGATTCAGGAATATCCAAATCGTTTTGGAGGGTTTGCGACATTACCTTTACCTGAAGTAGATAATGCTATTGAAGAGTTGAAATATGCACTAGATGACTTGAAATTAGATGGAGTGGGACTGCTTTCAAATTATAACGAACATTACTTGGGAGATCCGATTTTCGAAGATGTGATGAAAGAATTGAATGAGCGACACGCTGTAGTATTTATTCATCCGAGTGCAGCACAAGCAGACCAACAACGACCTTATTATTGTCAAATCGATTTCTTATTAGAATTTACTTTCAATACAACACGTGCAGCGGCAAATTTAGTGTTGAGTGGAACAATGGACCGCTTTCCTAATATTAAATTTATCTTGGGACATGCAGGAGGCACTCTTCCATACTTAAAATGGAGAATAGATCAATCTTATAATTGGATGGTTGAAAATCTTGATAATGCAGTTAAATTGAGTAAACGTCCTGCAGACTACATTAGCGATTTCTATTATGAAACAGCCTTATCTACTCAATCTGCTAGTTTTGAAGCATTGAAAGAAACAACGGACGAATCTCATTTATTATTCGGCAGTGATGCGCATTATGCACCAGAAAGCCAAGCTGAGAAAATGATAGAAATTATTGAAAGTTATAAGAATTTTAGTGAAAGTGACATTGCACAAATTGAACGAAAGAATGCTTTAGATTTATTCCCTAGATTTAAATAA
- a CDS encoding NADH-dependent flavin oxidoreductase, translating to MDKKYEPLFTEYTLPNGVAIRNRFVLAPLTHVSSNDDGTIADVELPYMEKRSKDVGISITAASNVTDLGKAFPGQPSVAHDSDIPGLKKLAEVMKKNGAKALVQIHHGGAQSLPNLTPGGDVAAPSPIDLKSFGQQEEHHAREITPDEIKETIKAFGEATRRAIEAGFDGVEIHGANHYLIHQFVSPYYNRRNDEWKDPFKFPLAVIDSVVNAAKEHADSDFIIGYRFSPEEAEEPGIKMELTKELLEHLRDQPLDYLHASLFDIHSKTREGRYKGEERIKLLHEWIGGKMPLIGIGSIFTPEDALSALETGVEFIALGRELLLDPRFIEKIKDGKTDEIISYFDPTREDKHELPPNLWKQFDEGFYPLPKKEK from the coding sequence ATGGATAAAAAGTATGAGCCTTTATTTACTGAATATACATTGCCGAATGGCGTAGCAATCCGTAATAGATTTGTGCTCGCTCCGTTAACACATGTTTCTTCTAACGATGACGGCACTATCGCTGACGTCGAACTGCCTTATATGGAAAAACGTTCTAAAGATGTCGGCATCAGCATCACAGCGGCAAGTAATGTGACGGATTTAGGCAAGGCCTTTCCAGGTCAACCGTCCGTAGCACATGATTCTGATATCCCAGGATTAAAGAAATTAGCCGAAGTCATGAAGAAGAACGGCGCGAAAGCACTCGTGCAAATTCATCACGGCGGTGCACAATCACTGCCTAATTTAACGCCTGGCGGAGATGTCGCAGCACCAAGTCCCATTGATTTGAAAAGCTTTGGACAACAAGAAGAACATCATGCACGCGAAATTACACCTGATGAAATTAAAGAGACAATTAAAGCATTTGGTGAAGCAACACGCCGCGCAATTGAAGCGGGATTTGATGGCGTAGAAATTCATGGTGCGAACCATTATTTAATTCATCAATTTGTTTCTCCATACTATAATCGCAGAAACGATGAATGGAAAGACCCATTTAAATTCCCATTAGCAGTAATCGATTCTGTAGTTAACGCCGCAAAAGAACATGCCGATTCAGATTTCATTATCGGTTACCGCTTCTCTCCAGAAGAAGCTGAAGAACCAGGCATTAAAATGGAATTGACTAAAGAGTTGCTTGAACACTTAAGAGACCAACCTTTAGATTATCTGCACGCTTCTTTATTCGATATTCATTCAAAAACAAGAGAAGGACGTTACAAAGGTGAAGAACGCATTAAACTCTTGCACGAATGGATTGGAGGAAAAATGCCTTTAATCGGTATCGGCTCAATATTCACACCAGAAGATGCCTTATCAGCACTTGAAACAGGTGTAGAATTTATAGCCTTAGGCCGTGAATTATTATTAGATCCGCGCTTTATCGAAAAAATTAAAGACGGCAAAACAGATGAAATTATTTCATACTTTGATCCGACACGCGAAGATAAACATGAATTGCCGCCTAACTTGTGGAAACAATTCGATGAAGGATTTTACCCACTACCTAAAAAAGAAAAATAA
- the pruA gene encoding L-glutamate gamma-semialdehyde dehydrogenase, with translation MIPYQHEPFTDFSKAENREAYEKALKKVEDDLGREYPLIINGERIFTDDKVRSFNPSNREETIGYVSKANKELAAKAVEAAKEAFKTWRTVDPAVRADILFRAAAITRRRKHEFSALLTKEGGKPWKEADADTAEAIDFMEYYGRQMLKLKDGKPVNSRPGEYNQYDYLPIGVSVVISPWNFAYAIMAGTTVAPVVTGNTVLLKPSSNTPVISYKFMEVLEEAGLPKGVVNWIPGDSSDIGDYLVENKDVGLISFTGSKNVGTSIMQKASKIQEGQNHLKRVIAEMGGKDTIVVDSEADLDVATDAIVYSAFGFSGQKCSACSRVIAVDDIYDDLVERLKAATEKLTVGDSAEYDNFMGPVIDEKALNKIKDYLKVGEKEGRLVVGGKVDDEVGNFVYPTIFADLKYDNRVMQEEIFGPVVGITKAKDFDQAIEYANATEYGLTGAVISNNRFKLEQARRDFMVGNLYFNRGCTGAVVGYQPFGGFKMSGTDSKAGGPDYLVLHLQGRTVSEHL, from the coding sequence ATGATTCCATATCAACACGAACCATTTACAGATTTTTCTAAAGCAGAGAATAGAGAGGCTTATGAAAAAGCGCTCAAAAAGGTGGAAGATGACTTAGGCAGAGAATATCCACTTATTATTAATGGTGAACGTATTTTTACAGACGATAAGGTTCGTTCATTTAACCCATCAAACAGAGAAGAAACAATCGGTTATGTTTCTAAAGCAAACAAAGAGTTAGCTGCAAAAGCAGTTGAAGCAGCTAAGGAAGCATTTAAAACATGGCGTACGGTTGATCCAGCAGTCAGAGCTGACATTTTATTCAGAGCAGCTGCTATTACACGTCGCCGTAAACATGAATTCTCCGCATTATTGACTAAAGAAGGCGGAAAACCTTGGAAAGAAGCGGATGCAGATACTGCTGAAGCAATCGACTTTATGGAATATTATGGTCGTCAAATGTTGAAATTGAAAGATGGCAAACCTGTTAATTCTCGTCCAGGCGAATACAACCAATACGACTACTTACCAATAGGCGTGTCAGTGGTTATTTCTCCATGGAACTTTGCATATGCAATTATGGCAGGTACAACAGTTGCGCCAGTAGTGACAGGTAACACAGTATTATTGAAACCATCATCAAATACACCAGTTATTTCTTATAAATTTATGGAAGTTTTAGAAGAAGCAGGTCTTCCTAAAGGGGTAGTTAACTGGATTCCTGGTGACTCTAGCGATATCGGCGACTATTTAGTTGAAAACAAAGATGTCGGCTTAATTTCATTCACTGGTTCTAAAAATGTTGGTACAAGCATTATGCAAAAAGCTTCTAAAATTCAAGAAGGTCAAAACCACTTGAAACGTGTTATCGCTGAAATGGGTGGTAAAGATACTATCGTTGTAGACAGCGAAGCAGATTTAGATGTAGCAACTGATGCTATCGTGTATTCAGCATTCGGATTCTCTGGTCAAAAATGTTCAGCATGTTCACGTGTTATCGCTGTAGATGACATTTATGATGACCTAGTAGAACGTTTGAAAGCTGCAACTGAAAAATTAACAGTGGGCGACTCAGCTGAATACGATAACTTCATGGGTCCTGTTATCGATGAAAAAGCCTTAAATAAAATCAAAGACTACTTGAAAGTCGGAGAAAAAGAAGGACGCTTAGTAGTAGGCGGCAAAGTAGACGATGAAGTCGGAAACTTTGTATACCCAACTATTTTTGCAGACTTGAAATATGATAATCGCGTAATGCAAGAAGAAATCTTTGGTCCAGTTGTAGGTATTACTAAAGCTAAAGACTTCGATCAAGCTATTGAATACGCTAATGCGACTGAATATGGTTTGACAGGTGCTGTTATTTCTAATAACCGCTTCAAACTTGAACAAGCACGTCGCGACTTCATGGTCGGCAACCTTTACTTCAACCGTGGCTGCACAGGCGCAGTCGTAGGTTATCAACCATTCGGCGGCTTCAAAATGTCTGGTACAGACTCTAAAGCCGGCGGACCTGACTACCTTGTCTTACACTTGCAAGGTCGTACAGTATCAGAACATCTGTAA